The Etheostoma cragini isolate CJK2018 chromosome 5, CSU_Ecrag_1.0, whole genome shotgun sequence genome contains a region encoding:
- the LOC117944694 gene encoding membrane-associated phosphatidylinositol transfer protein 2-like isoform X3: MLIKEYRIPMPMSVEEYRIAQLYMIQKKSREESCGEGSGVEILENKPYTDGPGGTGQYTHKVYHIGMHIPSWFRSILPKAALRVEEESWNAYPYTRTRYTCPFVEKFSIDIETYYKSDTGNQADVFNMSATEKRQRTIDPIDIVTDPIPPHEYKAEEDTRLYKSAKTQRGPLQDDWIEEYKNNPGKTPIMCAYKLCKVEFRYWGMQSKIERFIHDVGLRKVMVRAHRQAWCWQDEWYGLTMEDIRQLELETQLALATKMAQFSQAEEATEANGGAPSPDKHQEVKEAISSIEAEEVVVRSGGETLQPRGVLTKQWSTSSRSSHSSKRGVSPSRHSISEWRMQSIARDSEDSSDEEFFDAHEDFSDGEETSQKEISKWNSNDLIDKIEAADTEETPGELIKEMTVDYERATSEERLDEMRGSVSCQVDSSPIPTITVTRHQSESSSQQCLQPSKIHVLILVLHGGNILDTGGGDQNSKQADINTISTAFETVMRVHYPTALGRIAIRLVPCPAICAEAFSLVSNLSPYSYDEGCLSSSQDHIPLAALPLLATSAPQYQEAIATVVVRANQVYAEFIKSLNGAVFSGQVCLIGDCVGGILGFDALCSSNQTVNESQDSSRRGSVVSVQDQDLLSPGIIVNSGHGSASPTLEGSRHLSRSNIDIPRASSGDDAKRQLPRKRSDSSTYELDTIKQHQAFLTSLHSSVLRNDTVSRRSSSSAMLDGGSLGKFDFEVSDFFLFGSPLGLVLALRKTVIPMLDVAQLRPACQQVYNLFHPADPSASRLEPLLERKFHLLPPFNVPRYQRFPLGDGNSALLADVVQSHGGVFMDSSYPSSPVAGPFSRGQRRASEVSIASQVSGMADSYTASNIANTKSCQINQFKKFSLLSQLALSSQNKFFLKSPPKSRKKTKAGKDAGCPDADLVAELDGVAETSARLSPTGQHENCLSPGLECAISELVSLDSQAEVDQVAARWWGTKRLDFALYCPDALTAFPTVALPHLFHASYWESTDVVSFLLRQVMRHENSSILELDGKEVTEFTPSKPREKWLRKRTLVKIRNVTANHRINDAVFTEDSQQVVTGRFMYGPLDMVTLAGEKVDLHIMTQPPSGEWVYFNTEVTNSSGRVSFAIPEKKRLGVGVYPVKMVVRGDHTCADSYLTAVPRGTEFVVFSIDGSFAASVSIMGSDPKVRAGAVDVVRHWQDLGYMIIYVTGRPDMQKQRVVAWLSQHNFPHGIVSFCDGLVHDPLRHKANFLKSLTEVNMKIFAGYGSTKDISVYTSVGIPPSQIYIVGRPSKKMQCQFITEGYAAHLSQLEYSHRSRPAKSSSARMVLRKSSFGLGANSDFLRKRNHLLRTISSQPAPSSPTGSIHNRPERTQSQSDGERLERDRLECAQGHSQGAAQRSMSITASCWGRSSTKLEPGVLSPK, encoded by the exons ACCCAATCGACATTGTGACAGATCCCATCCCTCCGCATGAGTACAAAGCAGAGGAGGACACACGGCTCTACAAGTCAGCCAAGACCCAGAGGGGTCCTCTGCAGGACGACTGGATAGAAGAGTACAAAAATAACCCAGGGAAGACCCCCATCATGTGTGCCTACAAACTCTGCAAGGTGGAGTTTCGATACTGGGGCATGCAGTCTAAGATTGAACGCTTCATCCATGATGTTG GACTGAGAAAGGTGATGGTGCGTGCCCACCGGCAGGCCTGGTGCTGGCAGGATGAATGGTACGGTCTGACCATGGAGGACATCCGGCAGCTGGAACTGGAAACCCAGCTGGCCCTGGCCACGAAGATGGCCCAGTTCAGTCAGGCGGAGGAGGCCACCGAAGCCAACGGAGGTGCTCCGTCTCCGGACAAACACCAGGAGGTTAAAGAAGCGATCAGCTCCATTGAAGCTGAGGAGGTGGTTGTTCGCTCAGGAGGAGAGACTCTCCAGCCACGAGGTGTACTCACCAAGCAGTGGTCCACTTCGTCCCGATCCTCCCACTCATCCAAGAGAGGAG TGAGCCCATCACGTCACAGCATCTCAGAGTGGAGGATGCAGAGCATAGCGCGAGACTCCGAAGACAGCTCAGACGAGGAGTTCTTCGACGCTCATG AGGATTTCTCAGACGGCGAGGAGACCTCCCAAAAGGAAATTTCCAAGTGGAACTCCAACGACCTCATAGACAAGATCGAAGctgcagacacagaggaaaCTCCTG gtgaGCTGATCAAGGAAATGACAGTGGATTATGAGAGAGCAACCAGTGAGGAAAGACTAGATGAG ATGCGTGGCTCTGTTAGCTGCCAAGTCGATAGCTCTCCCATTCCCACCATCACGGTAACAAGGCACCAGTCA gAGAGCTCGTCCCAGCAGTGTCTGCAGCCCTCCAAGATCCATGTGCTGATCTTGGTACTGCACGGAGGGAACATCCTGGATACAGGCGGAGGGGACCAGAACAGCAAGCAGGCTGACATCAACACGATTAGTACAGCTTTTGAAACAGTCATGCGTGTTCACTACCCCACGGCGCTGGGACGCATCGCCATCCGCTTGGTACCCTGCCCTGCCATCTGTGCCGAGGCCTTCTCCCTAGTTTCCAA CCTGAGCCCATACAGCTACGATGAGGGTTGTCTGTCCAGCAGCCAGGACCACATCCCTCTGGCAGCTCTCCCCCTCCTGGCCACCTCTGCTCCACAGTACCAGGAGGCCATTGCCACTGTCGTCGTAAGAGCCAATCAGGTGTACGCAGAGTTCATAAAGTCTCTTAACGGGGCAGTCTTCTCTGGCCAG GTATGCCTCATTGGGGACTGCGTGGGAGGAATCTTGGGATTTGATGCACTGTGCAGCAGCAATCAGACAGTTAATGAAAGCCAGGACAGCAGTCGCAGGGGCAGTGTCGTCAGTGTACAG GACCAGGACCTCCTTTCTCCTGGAATCATTGTCAACAGCGGGCACGGGTCAGCCTCTCCGACTCTGGAGGGCAGCCGCCACCTCAGTCGCAGTAACATTGACATTCCTCGTGCCAGTTCAGGTGACGACGCCAAGCGACAACTGCCACGCAAGAGAAGTGACTCCTCCACCTACGAGCTggacacaataaaacaacaccAGGCCTTCCTCACCAG CTTACACTCTAGTGTTTTGAGAAACGACACAGTCTCGCGAAGGTCAAGCAGCAGCGCTATGCTGGATGGAGGCTCGCTGGGAAAGTTTGACTTTGAGGTCTCTgactttttcctgtttggctcTCCACTGGGCTTGGTTCTCGCCTTGAGAAAGACTGTCATTCCAATGCTGGATG TGGCCCAACTGCGGCCTGCCTGTCAGCAAGTCTACAACCTGTTCCACCCAGCCGATCCCTCGGCCTCCCGCCTGGAGCCTCTATTGGAGAGGAAGTTTCACCTCCTGCCTCCCTTTAACGTGCCCCGTTACCAACGCTTTCCCCTGGGAGATGGGAACTCTGCCCTACTTG CAGATGTTGTTCAGTCTCATGGTGGTGTCTTCATGGACAGTTCGTACCCCTCATCCCCCGTAGCGGGCCCCTTCTCCCGGGGCCAGCGGAGGGCCAGTGAAGTCAGCATTGCCAGCCAGGTCTCAGGAATGGCAGACAGTTACACTGCCTCCAACATAGCCAACA CCAAATCATGCCAAATTAACCAATTCAAAAAGTTCAGCCTTTTGTCCCAACTCGCCCTTTCATCACAAAACAAATTCTTCCTGAAAAGTCCTCCTAAGTCCCGTAAGAAAACAAAGGCTGGCAAGGACGCAGGATGTCCTGATGCAGATCTTGTAGCAGAGCTGGACGGTGTGGCAGAGACTAGTGCCCGTCTAAGTCCCACTGGCCAGCACGAGAACTGCCTGTCACCTGGGCTGGAGTGCGCAATATCTGAGCTGGTCTCACTGGACTCCCAGGCTGAAGTGGACCAAG TTGCAGCACGTTGGTGGGGCACCAAGCGGCTGGATTTTGCCCTGTACTGCCCCGATGCTCTCACCGCTTTCCCCACAGTGGCTTTACCGCACCTCTTCCACGCATCATACTGGGAGTCCACTGATGTTGTATCATTTCTCCTGAGACAG GTCATGAGGCATGAAAACTCTAGCATCCTGGAGCTCGATGGCAAAGAAGTGACTGAATTCACTCCCTCTAAACCTCGAGAGAAGTGGCTCCGCAAGAGGACCCTTGTGAAGATCAGG AACGTGACTGCCAACCACCGCATTAATGACGCGGTGTTCACAGAAGATTCCCAGCAGGTCGTAACAGGTCGATTTATGTACGGCCCTCTGGACATGGTCACCTTGGCCGGGGAGAAG GTTGATCTCCACATCATGACCCAGCCCCCATCAGGAGAATGGGTGTACTTCAACACAGAAGTGACTAACAGTAGTGGTCGTGTGTCATTTGCCATCCCAGAGAAAAAACGTCTGGGCGTTGGAGTCTACCCAGTCAAAATGGTTGTTAG GGGTGACCACACATGTGCAGACAGCTACCTGACAGCTGTTCCACGTGGCACCGAGTTTGTTGTATTCAGCATTGACGGGTCATTTGCTGCCAGTGTGTCAATCATGGGCAGTGATCCCAAAGTGCGGGCAGGAGCAGTAGACGTAGTCAG GCACTGGCAAGATTTAGGCTACATGATCATCTATGTGACAGGACGACCAGACATGCAGAAGCAGCGGGTAGTGGCTTGGTTGTCTCAGCACAACTTCCCACATGGCATCGTCTCCTTCTGTGACGGCCTGGTCCACGACCCGCTCAGACACAAGGCCAACTTCCTCAAGTCCCTGACAGAG GTTAACATGAAGATTTTTGCTGGCTACGGATCAACCAAGGACATCTCAGTCTACACCTCCGTCGGCATCCCTCCTTCCCAAATATACATCGTCGGGAGACCCTCCAAGAAGATGCAGTGCCAA TTCATCACAGAGGGATATGCGGCTCATTTGTCCCAGCTGGAGTACAGCCACCGTTCTCGGCCAGCTAAGTCCAGCAGTGCACGCATGGTGCTACGTAAAAGCAGCTTCGGCTTGGGTGCAAACAGCGACTTCCTAAGGAAGAGGAACCACTTGCTGCGCACCATCTCCTCCCAACCGGCCCCCAGCTCCCCAACAGGCAGCATCCACAACAGGCCAGAACGCACACAGAGCCAATCAGACGGCGAGAGGCTGGAGCGGGATCGGCTGGAGTGCGCTCAAGGCCACAGCCAGGGAGCAGCACAGCGCAGCATGAGCATCACAGCCAGCTGCTGGGGCCGCAGCAGCACCAAGCTGGAACCAGGCGTTCTTAGCCCCAAATAG
- the LOC117944694 gene encoding membrane-associated phosphatidylinositol transfer protein 2-like isoform X2: MLIKEYRIPMPMSVEEYRIAQLYMIQKKSREESCGEGSGVEILENKPYTDGPGGTGQYTHKVYHIGMHIPSWFRSILPKAALRVEEESWNAYPYTRTRYTCPFVEKFSIDIETYYKSDTGNQADVFNMSATEKRQRTIDPIDIVTDPIPPHEYKAEEDTRLYKSAKTQRGPLQDDWIEEYKNNPGKTPIMCAYKLCKVEFRYWGMQSKIERFIHDVGLRKVMVRAHRQAWCWQDEWYGLTMEDIRQLELETQLALATKMAQFSQAEEATEANGGAPSPDKHQEVKEAISSIEAEEVVVRSGGETLQPRGVLTKQWSTSSRSSHSSKRGVSPSRHSISEWRMQSIARDSEDSSDEEFFDAHEDFSDGEETSQKEISKWNSNDLIDKIEAADTEETPGELIKEMTVDYERATSEERLDEESSSQQCLQPSKIHVLILVLHGGNILDTGGGDQNSKQADINTISTAFETVMRVHYPTALGRIAIRLVPCPAICAEAFSLVSNLSPYSYDEGCLSSSQDHIPLAALPLLATSAPQYQEAIATVVVRANQVYAEFIKSLNGAVFSGQVCLIGDCVGGILGFDALCSSNQTVNESQDSSRRGSVVSVQDQDLLSPGIIVNSGHGSASPTLEGSRHLSRSNIDIPRASSGDDAKRQLPRKRSDSSTYELDTIKQHQAFLTSLHSSVLRNDTVSRRSSSSAMLDGGSLGKFDFEVSDFFLFGSPLGLVLALRKTVIPMLDVAQLRPACQQVYNLFHPADPSASRLEPLLERKFHLLPPFNVPRYQRFPLGDGNSALLVETIQSNAQLLLDSGPLLSLRCQDTINETCIPVPVLNWPEGSLKATPATMESDVVQSHGGVFMDSSYPSSPVAGPFSRGQRRASEVSIASQVSGMADSYTASNIANTKSCQINQFKKFSLLSQLALSSQNKFFLKSPPKSRKKTKAGKDAGCPDADLVAELDGVAETSARLSPTGQHENCLSPGLECAISELVSLDSQAEVDQVAARWWGTKRLDFALYCPDALTAFPTVALPHLFHASYWESTDVVSFLLRQVMRHENSSILELDGKEVTEFTPSKPREKWLRKRTLVKIRNVTANHRINDAVFTEDSQQVVTGRFMYGPLDMVTLAGEKVDLHIMTQPPSGEWVYFNTEVTNSSGRVSFAIPEKKRLGVGVYPVKMVVRGDHTCADSYLTAVPRGTEFVVFSIDGSFAASVSIMGSDPKVRAGAVDVVRHWQDLGYMIIYVTGRPDMQKQRVVAWLSQHNFPHGIVSFCDGLVHDPLRHKANFLKSLTEVNMKIFAGYGSTKDISVYTSVGIPPSQIYIVGRPSKKMQCQFITEGYAAHLSQLEYSHRSRPAKSSSARMVLRKSSFGLGANSDFLRKRNHLLRTISSQPAPSSPTGSIHNRPERTQSQSDGERLERDRLECAQGHSQGAAQRSMSITASCWGRSSTKLEPGVLSPK; the protein is encoded by the exons ACCCAATCGACATTGTGACAGATCCCATCCCTCCGCATGAGTACAAAGCAGAGGAGGACACACGGCTCTACAAGTCAGCCAAGACCCAGAGGGGTCCTCTGCAGGACGACTGGATAGAAGAGTACAAAAATAACCCAGGGAAGACCCCCATCATGTGTGCCTACAAACTCTGCAAGGTGGAGTTTCGATACTGGGGCATGCAGTCTAAGATTGAACGCTTCATCCATGATGTTG GACTGAGAAAGGTGATGGTGCGTGCCCACCGGCAGGCCTGGTGCTGGCAGGATGAATGGTACGGTCTGACCATGGAGGACATCCGGCAGCTGGAACTGGAAACCCAGCTGGCCCTGGCCACGAAGATGGCCCAGTTCAGTCAGGCGGAGGAGGCCACCGAAGCCAACGGAGGTGCTCCGTCTCCGGACAAACACCAGGAGGTTAAAGAAGCGATCAGCTCCATTGAAGCTGAGGAGGTGGTTGTTCGCTCAGGAGGAGAGACTCTCCAGCCACGAGGTGTACTCACCAAGCAGTGGTCCACTTCGTCCCGATCCTCCCACTCATCCAAGAGAGGAG TGAGCCCATCACGTCACAGCATCTCAGAGTGGAGGATGCAGAGCATAGCGCGAGACTCCGAAGACAGCTCAGACGAGGAGTTCTTCGACGCTCATG AGGATTTCTCAGACGGCGAGGAGACCTCCCAAAAGGAAATTTCCAAGTGGAACTCCAACGACCTCATAGACAAGATCGAAGctgcagacacagaggaaaCTCCTG gtgaGCTGATCAAGGAAATGACAGTGGATTATGAGAGAGCAACCAGTGAGGAAAGACTAGATGAG gAGAGCTCGTCCCAGCAGTGTCTGCAGCCCTCCAAGATCCATGTGCTGATCTTGGTACTGCACGGAGGGAACATCCTGGATACAGGCGGAGGGGACCAGAACAGCAAGCAGGCTGACATCAACACGATTAGTACAGCTTTTGAAACAGTCATGCGTGTTCACTACCCCACGGCGCTGGGACGCATCGCCATCCGCTTGGTACCCTGCCCTGCCATCTGTGCCGAGGCCTTCTCCCTAGTTTCCAA CCTGAGCCCATACAGCTACGATGAGGGTTGTCTGTCCAGCAGCCAGGACCACATCCCTCTGGCAGCTCTCCCCCTCCTGGCCACCTCTGCTCCACAGTACCAGGAGGCCATTGCCACTGTCGTCGTAAGAGCCAATCAGGTGTACGCAGAGTTCATAAAGTCTCTTAACGGGGCAGTCTTCTCTGGCCAG GTATGCCTCATTGGGGACTGCGTGGGAGGAATCTTGGGATTTGATGCACTGTGCAGCAGCAATCAGACAGTTAATGAAAGCCAGGACAGCAGTCGCAGGGGCAGTGTCGTCAGTGTACAG GACCAGGACCTCCTTTCTCCTGGAATCATTGTCAACAGCGGGCACGGGTCAGCCTCTCCGACTCTGGAGGGCAGCCGCCACCTCAGTCGCAGTAACATTGACATTCCTCGTGCCAGTTCAGGTGACGACGCCAAGCGACAACTGCCACGCAAGAGAAGTGACTCCTCCACCTACGAGCTggacacaataaaacaacaccAGGCCTTCCTCACCAG CTTACACTCTAGTGTTTTGAGAAACGACACAGTCTCGCGAAGGTCAAGCAGCAGCGCTATGCTGGATGGAGGCTCGCTGGGAAAGTTTGACTTTGAGGTCTCTgactttttcctgtttggctcTCCACTGGGCTTGGTTCTCGCCTTGAGAAAGACTGTCATTCCAATGCTGGATG TGGCCCAACTGCGGCCTGCCTGTCAGCAAGTCTACAACCTGTTCCACCCAGCCGATCCCTCGGCCTCCCGCCTGGAGCCTCTATTGGAGAGGAAGTTTCACCTCCTGCCTCCCTTTAACGTGCCCCGTTACCAACGCTTTCCCCTGGGAGATGGGAACTCTGCCCTACTTG TGGAGACAATCCAGAGCAACGCTCAGCTGCTACTTGACAGCGGGCCTCTGCTGTCCCTTCGCTGTCAGGATACCATCAATGAGACCTGCATCCCTGTGCCTGTGCTAAACTGGCCGGAGGGCTCCCTCAAAGCCACACCCGCCACTATGGAGT CAGATGTTGTTCAGTCTCATGGTGGTGTCTTCATGGACAGTTCGTACCCCTCATCCCCCGTAGCGGGCCCCTTCTCCCGGGGCCAGCGGAGGGCCAGTGAAGTCAGCATTGCCAGCCAGGTCTCAGGAATGGCAGACAGTTACACTGCCTCCAACATAGCCAACA CCAAATCATGCCAAATTAACCAATTCAAAAAGTTCAGCCTTTTGTCCCAACTCGCCCTTTCATCACAAAACAAATTCTTCCTGAAAAGTCCTCCTAAGTCCCGTAAGAAAACAAAGGCTGGCAAGGACGCAGGATGTCCTGATGCAGATCTTGTAGCAGAGCTGGACGGTGTGGCAGAGACTAGTGCCCGTCTAAGTCCCACTGGCCAGCACGAGAACTGCCTGTCACCTGGGCTGGAGTGCGCAATATCTGAGCTGGTCTCACTGGACTCCCAGGCTGAAGTGGACCAAG TTGCAGCACGTTGGTGGGGCACCAAGCGGCTGGATTTTGCCCTGTACTGCCCCGATGCTCTCACCGCTTTCCCCACAGTGGCTTTACCGCACCTCTTCCACGCATCATACTGGGAGTCCACTGATGTTGTATCATTTCTCCTGAGACAG GTCATGAGGCATGAAAACTCTAGCATCCTGGAGCTCGATGGCAAAGAAGTGACTGAATTCACTCCCTCTAAACCTCGAGAGAAGTGGCTCCGCAAGAGGACCCTTGTGAAGATCAGG AACGTGACTGCCAACCACCGCATTAATGACGCGGTGTTCACAGAAGATTCCCAGCAGGTCGTAACAGGTCGATTTATGTACGGCCCTCTGGACATGGTCACCTTGGCCGGGGAGAAG GTTGATCTCCACATCATGACCCAGCCCCCATCAGGAGAATGGGTGTACTTCAACACAGAAGTGACTAACAGTAGTGGTCGTGTGTCATTTGCCATCCCAGAGAAAAAACGTCTGGGCGTTGGAGTCTACCCAGTCAAAATGGTTGTTAG GGGTGACCACACATGTGCAGACAGCTACCTGACAGCTGTTCCACGTGGCACCGAGTTTGTTGTATTCAGCATTGACGGGTCATTTGCTGCCAGTGTGTCAATCATGGGCAGTGATCCCAAAGTGCGGGCAGGAGCAGTAGACGTAGTCAG GCACTGGCAAGATTTAGGCTACATGATCATCTATGTGACAGGACGACCAGACATGCAGAAGCAGCGGGTAGTGGCTTGGTTGTCTCAGCACAACTTCCCACATGGCATCGTCTCCTTCTGTGACGGCCTGGTCCACGACCCGCTCAGACACAAGGCCAACTTCCTCAAGTCCCTGACAGAG GTTAACATGAAGATTTTTGCTGGCTACGGATCAACCAAGGACATCTCAGTCTACACCTCCGTCGGCATCCCTCCTTCCCAAATATACATCGTCGGGAGACCCTCCAAGAAGATGCAGTGCCAA TTCATCACAGAGGGATATGCGGCTCATTTGTCCCAGCTGGAGTACAGCCACCGTTCTCGGCCAGCTAAGTCCAGCAGTGCACGCATGGTGCTACGTAAAAGCAGCTTCGGCTTGGGTGCAAACAGCGACTTCCTAAGGAAGAGGAACCACTTGCTGCGCACCATCTCCTCCCAACCGGCCCCCAGCTCCCCAACAGGCAGCATCCACAACAGGCCAGAACGCACACAGAGCCAATCAGACGGCGAGAGGCTGGAGCGGGATCGGCTGGAGTGCGCTCAAGGCCACAGCCAGGGAGCAGCACAGCGCAGCATGAGCATCACAGCCAGCTGCTGGGGCCGCAGCAGCACCAAGCTGGAACCAGGCGTTCTTAGCCCCAAATAG